TGCCAGTTAAGAAAAAAAATTGGTAAAAATTGCAACTTTATGCCTTTCATCAAAAGGAACCTTTTAACCTCTATTTTTGTCAGTGGATGCTGAATTCAGCACATCATATTATGACGCTTGCTACCAATTTTTAAGATAACGCTTCTTGTGCTGGGATTGACGCGATCGCTTATTTTTCATGAAATTACCCGACTGGCGGCGAATCCCACCCGCTATGAATAGAAAAACAAGTCAAATCTTTTTCCCTTGTAGCCTAGAAAGTAACCTCACCCCTAGCCCCTCTCCTTGCTAAGGAGAGGGGTATTCGATAGGATGGGGTGAGGTTTTTTCATGCTTGGTGCTGAAATTTTTTTATGGGGAATGATATCGCTTTCTGCCTTGTTTTTTAAGAGTGCGATCGCTTCTGATCTCTCCCCATCTCCCCATCACCCCACCTCCCCATCACCCCTCACACTCCCCCCACCCTCTTCCTAAATTTTGAATTTTGAATTGTTTTCTCCCCACCTCCCCACCTCCTCTACTCGCCTTGCAACTTCTGCAACTCCTCAGGTGTAAACGGGTTTTTACCAGCCTTTAAATCTTTTACCCAACTTTGCCGTTTTACTTTCGCCTGGGGATCATCAATTGATTTGATGTATGCTTCAAAATCTTCAATAGCGCCCTTGGTGTCGCCAGTTAATGCCCTTGCCAAACCGCGACTATCACGGATATTACCATCATCAGGTACGAGGGACACAGCTTTTTCACAGGCAAACATCACATCTTTAGCGTAACCACGTAAACTACCTTCCCAACACAAACTATTCCAAGAAATAGCCAAGGTTTGTTTGGATGGTTGTAATTTTTCAATTTCTGTGTGTGTTGCCACAGCTTTTGTGAAATCACCCTGTTTTAAAGACTCTTGTGCTTTAGGAATTAAATTTTGTTTATTAATTAAACCTTCTGCTGTTAGCTGTTTGGCAACGAATTCAGCGTTATCTTGCACACCTTCAGTATATGGATCAAGATCGATTTTAGGGTCGAGTTTCTGTGCTTGTTTCAAGCTTTTGAAAGTACCAGAAAAATCACCTTGGATTGCCTGTTCAATACCTTGAGTCACAAAAGCAGGGGCTGCTTTGACTTCGGGATTAATATCTAACTTAGAGTCCCACTTTTTCGCTTTTTGAAACTTAGCAACTGCTTCTTCATATTTACCCTCTGTTGCTAATTTCTCACCTTGGGCAACTAAAGTAGGGGCTGCTGCTAAAAACAAAGATTGATTTTGACAAACTTTGAGTTTTTCTAAAGTCTCTGGATGAGAAATGAAATATTGTTGTAACTGACTGCAACCCCGCGAGAGGACATCATCTATATTTAAACGCCAAAGTTTGACTGTTTTATCAGCACTTCCAGAAGCGAGGACTTTACCATCACTGCTAAATACAAGGCTGGTGACAAAAGAAGTATGTCCTGTGAGGGTGCGAATTTCTTTGCCAGTGGCGACGTTCCAAAGTTTGATGGTATTGTCATTGCTACCGGAAGCTACAAATTTGCCATCTGGACTAAACACGACACTTTTGACAAGATTGCTATGTCCAGTGAGAGTTTGAATAACTTTTCCACTAGCGATATCCCAGAGTTTGATTGTTTTATCAGAACTACCAGCAGCAAGTATTTTACCATCCGGGCTAAATGCAATGCTTGTCACCGAACTGCCATAGGTGAGGGTTTTGATGATTTTACCAGTGGCAATATCCCAAAGTTTGATGGTTTTGTCATCACTACCAGAAGCCAGTATTTTGCCATCTGGGCTGAATTTGAGAGTTGCGATCGCACCACTGTGATCAGATAAACTGAAAATTTCCTTGCTGGTGGCAATATCCCAGAGTTTGATCCTGTTGTAACTACCAGAAGCAAGTATTTTGCCATCCGGGCTAAATCCAATACTACTAATATAAGAATCATACCCAGTTAGAGTTGTGATGGTTTTGCCAGTAGTCACATCCCAGAGTTTAATGGTTTTGTCACCACTACCAGAAGCAATTGTTTTGCCATCTGGACTAAATGCAACACTTATAACACCAGCGCTATCTTCTAAAAGGCTATTAGTAGCTTTGCCAGTATTGGCATCCCAGAGTTTGATCCAGAGTTTGATCCTGTTGTCAGAAATACTATAAGCAAGTATTTTGCCATCTGGACTAAATCCGATGCTACTGATCCCAGATTCATGCTCATTTAAGGTTTTAATATTTTGACTATTGGTGAAGTCCCAAATTTTAATCTTGTAGTCGTAACCAGTAGAAGCAATCAGATTACCATCCGGGCTAAATGCTACCTTTGTGACACTACTATCATGCCCATTTATGGTCTGGGTCGCTTTACCAGTAGTGACATCCCAGAGTTTGATTGTTTTGTCATAACTACCAGAAACAATAGTATTGCTATCAGGGCTAAATGCTACAGAATTGATTGAACTGCTGTTTCCTGTGAAAGTTTTGGCTTTACCAGTGGTAACATCCCAAAGTTTGATTGTCTTGTCATCGCTACCAGAGGCAATCATATTGCCATCTGGACTAAATGCTACACTAGTGACCCTATCGACATGCCCAGTCAGAGTTTTGATCGCTTTACCAGTAGTGACATCCCAAAGTTTGATTGTATCGTCCGAACTACCGGAAGCAAGGATTTTGCCATCGGGGCTGAATACAATGCTATTTACCAAATCAGTATGTTCGGAGAGGTTTTTGATGACTTTACCTGTAGCGAGATCCCAAAGTTGGATAATGTTGTTAAGACTGCGG
Above is a genomic segment from Fischerella sp. JS2 containing:
- a CDS encoding AAA-like domain-containing protein, whose amino-acid sequence is MNAQQNLTYQYQVGGSLPANSPTYVTRQADEDLYTALIAGEFCYVLNSRQMGKSSLRVRTMQRLQQQGIACAAIDITAIGTWDITPQQWYAGVIDSLVGSLNLYDNFDLESWWNEHELLSPVQRFSKFIEEILLVEISQQIVIFVDEIDSVLSLSFPIEDFFAVIRNFYNQRADQPVYNRLTFVLIGVATPSDLITDKKRTPFNIGRAIELQGFKLEEVDSLTQGLVGKVTNPQAVMAEILAWTGGQPFLTQKLCQLVINLTPTPLLTKERGDVTPLPACGQGSYIEKLGENRPTPFPTKEGGEFFDFLDGREFGGDILPLTSREVYTKEWVEAVVKSRIIENWEFHDEPEHLRTIRDRILRNEQKACRWLGLYQEILQYGELECDNSPEHMELRLTGLVVEREGKLKVYNRIYEAVFNQNWVIKVLADLRPYAEALEAWVRSNKDESWLLRGQALQDAQAWAFGKSLSDLDYQYLAASQELDKRKMQTALEAEKQARQILESARHKARRQTYIGAGILGLSLLGAVVVATFTEQARQRAFSAIEAERLGNNAIERFKWNQIDGLLMAMEAGQSLKSLVNQKQSIVDYPAFSPILSIQDILAQIQQKNSFGDSSAITSTTFAFSPDGKTIVLSSDNTIKLWDLTTGQVIKTLSGNESEKTIAFSPDGKIIASGGYDKTIKLWDVTTGKVFKTLSSQNNSIYELIFSPDGKILASRSLNNIIQLWDLATGKVIKNLSEHTDLVNSIVFSPDGKILASGSSDDTIKLWDVTTGKAIKTLTGHVDRVTSVAFSPDGNMIASGSDDKTIKLWDVTTGKAKTFTGNSSSINSVAFSPDSNTIVSGSYDKTIKLWDVTTGKATQTINGHDSSVTKVAFSPDGNLIASTGYDYKIKIWDFTNSQNIKTLNEHESGISSIGFSPDGKILAYSISDNRIKLWIKLWDANTGKATNSLLEDSAGVISVAFSPDGKTIASGSGDKTIKLWDVTTGKTITTLTGYDSYISSIGFSPDGKILASGSYNRIKLWDIATSKEIFSLSDHSGAIATLKFSPDGKILASGSDDKTIKLWDIATGKIIKTLTYGSSVTSIAFSPDGKILAAGSSDKTIKLWDIASGKVIQTLTGHSNLVKSVVFSPDGKFVASGSNDNTIKLWNVATGKEIRTLTGHTSFVTSLVFSSDGKVLASGSADKTVKLWRLNIDDVLSRGCSQLQQYFISHPETLEKLKVCQNQSLFLAAAPTLVAQGEKLATEGKYEEAVAKFQKAKKWDSKLDINPEVKAAPAFVTQGIEQAIQGDFSGTFKSLKQAQKLDPKIDLDPYTEGVQDNAEFVAKQLTAEGLINKQNLIPKAQESLKQGDFTKAVATHTEIEKLQPSKQTLAISWNSLCWEGSLRGYAKDVMFACEKAVSLVPDDGNIRDSRGLARALTGDTKGAIEDFEAYIKSIDDPQAKVKRQSWVKDLKAGKNPFTPEELQKLQGE